The proteins below are encoded in one region of Parambassis ranga unplaced genomic scaffold, fParRan2.1 scaffold_21_arrow_ctg1, whole genome shotgun sequence:
- the LOC114429930 gene encoding dihydroxyacetone phosphate acyltransferase-like, with protein sequence MKKKLQQAIHEHPIVLLPSHRSYMDFLLMSYILYTYDLALPVIAAGMDFMGMKFVGEMLRMSGAFFIRRSFGGDKLYWAVFSEYVRTMLKTGFAPVEFFLEGTRSRTAKSLTPKLGLLNIVMDPFLKGEVFDVTLVPVSISYERILEESLYARELLAGGQEGPEEKLLNQAVVVLSCASYRKQALPVFLRPALLALAIVTSSSNNRQEVYNSFSFLRNMFSNEFILCPGATVQDFEEACYLLVKTGALQIPQQEVLITERGHRTLAFLTSILDPFLQGYQFVPLLLSLSEELSRAL encoded by the exons ATGAAGAAAAAG CTCCAGCAGGCCATCCATGAACACCCAATAGTTCTCTTACCGAGCCACCGTAGTTACATGGACTTCCTGCTGATGTCATACATCCTGTATACATATGACCTGGCTCTACCGGTCATCGCCGCCGGCATGG aCTTCATGGGGATGAAGTTTGTTGGAGAGATGTTGAGGATGTCTGGAGCTTTCTTCATCCGGAGGTCGTTCGGCGGAGACAAGCTGTACTGGGCCGTGTTCTCCGAGTACGTCAGGACCATGCTGAAG actgGATTTGCACCAGTGGAGTTTTTCCTAGAGGGGACCAGAAGCCGGACGGCCAAGTCTTTGACTCCAAAGTTAG GTCTATTGAATATAGTGATGGATCCGTTCCTTAAAGGGGAAGTGTTTGATGTCACCTTGGTGCCGGTCAGTATCAGCTATGAGAGGATCTTGGAGGAGTCCCTCTATGCCAGAGAACTGCTGG caggaggacaggagggacCAGAAGAGAAGCTCTTGAACCAGGCTGTGGTCGTGCTGTCCTGCGCCTCCTACAGGAAACAGGCGCTCCCCGTCTTCCTCCGCCCGGCGCTGCTCGCCTTGGCCATCGtcacctcttcctccaacaacagac AGGAGGTCTACAACAGCTTCAGCTTCCTGAGAAACATGTTCTCCAACGAGTTCATCCTCTGTCCCGGAGCTACAGTGCAG gaCTTTGAGGAGGCCTGCTACCTGCTGGTGAAGACCGGAGCTCTGCAGATCCCCCAGCAGGAGGTGCTGatcacagagagaggacacaggaCGCTGGCTTTCCTCACCAGCATCCTGGATCCCTTCTTACAAGGATACCAG tttgttcctttgcttctttctctttcagaGGAGCTGAGCAGGGCACTCTGA